One Candidatus Tectomicrobia bacterium genomic region harbors:
- a CDS encoding sigma-54-dependent Fis family transcriptional regulator codes for MKNSSYPSRRETIGATERGESPGAVRFPRRVLVVEDDQNLRESLREVLEKMQCKVEAVESGEEALGHLRSQPVELILLDNRLPGRSGIQVLREIREADEDTLVIMMTAFPEIRMAVQAMKEGAYDYIHKPFELEELRILVERALETTNLRNEVIRLRHMSGLRETETTLWGDCPAMRELRDLIQVVSQTPDTTVLVQGESGTGKELVANAIHTLSERCKGPLVKLNCGGVPETLLESELFGHEKGAFTGAGAAKRGLMELADGGTLFLDELDSMSLGIQPKLLRVLEERAFRRVGGIREIPVDVRIVAATNRDLKAMIAKGEFREDLFYRLNVMTVFLPPLRERAGDILTLAHLFLARHSSKLRKEITEISPAAQQILLLYPWPGNVRELANVMERAVILTRGSSILPMHLPIEMQRIDALPEAAGLPADLSETDLSLEAWEEAHIRRVLDLSGRNKSEAARRLGISRSTLLEKLKKAQLPSSFPE; via the coding sequence ATGAAGAATTCATCTTACCCTAGCCGGCGGGAAACGATTGGCGCCACAGAGAGGGGAGAGAGCCCAGGGGCCGTCCGGTTCCCGCGCAGGGTGCTCGTTGTCGAGGACGATCAAAATTTGCGGGAGAGCCTCCGGGAAGTTCTGGAGAAGATGCAATGCAAGGTGGAGGCGGTGGAGTCGGGGGAGGAGGCTCTCGGGCACCTTCGAAGCCAACCAGTGGAGTTGATTCTACTGGACAATCGTCTTCCAGGCAGGAGCGGTATTCAGGTTCTGCGGGAAATCCGGGAGGCGGATGAGGACACCTTGGTCATCATGATGACGGCGTTTCCGGAGATCCGCATGGCGGTCCAGGCCATGAAGGAAGGCGCCTATGATTATATTCATAAGCCCTTTGAGCTGGAGGAACTTCGCATCCTGGTTGAAAGGGCTTTGGAAACCACGAACTTGAGGAACGAGGTGATCCGTCTGCGTCACATGAGCGGACTCCGGGAGACGGAAACCACGCTCTGGGGCGATTGCCCGGCCATGCGCGAGCTTCGAGACCTCATCCAGGTGGTGAGCCAGACGCCCGATACCACTGTGCTCGTCCAGGGAGAGAGCGGAACGGGAAAGGAACTCGTGGCCAATGCCATCCACACGCTTAGTGAGCGGTGCAAGGGGCCGCTGGTGAAGTTGAACTGTGGCGGAGTCCCCGAAACCCTCTTGGAATCCGAGCTCTTTGGCCATGAGAAGGGGGCCTTCACCGGCGCCGGGGCGGCCAAAAGAGGGCTCATGGAGCTCGCCGACGGGGGGACTCTTTTCCTGGATGAGCTGGATAGCATGAGCCTCGGCATCCAGCCGAAGCTGTTACGCGTCCTGGAAGAGCGTGCTTTCAGGCGCGTGGGGGGGATAAGGGAAATTCCCGTGGACGTCCGAATCGTCGCGGCGACCAACCGGGATCTGAAGGCGATGATCGCGAAAGGCGAGTTCCGGGAAGATCTTTTCTACAGGCTCAACGTGATGACCGTCTTTCTTCCTCCCTTGCGCGAGCGGGCAGGGGACATCCTCACGCTCGCCCATCTCTTCTTGGCCCGGCATAGTTCAAAATTGAGAAAAGAAATCACCGAGATCAGTCCCGCTGCCCAGCAGATATTGCTTCTTTACCCGTGGCCCGGGAACGTTCGAGAGCTCGCGAACGTGATGGAGCGGGCGGTGATTCTGACGCGAGGCTCGAGCATCCTGCCGATGCACTTGCCCATTGAAATGCAGCGTATCGATGCCCTTCCGGAGGCGGCCGGCCTGCCGGCCGATCTTTCCGAGACTGATTTATCGCTGGAGGCTTGGGAAGAAGCGCATATCCGCAGGGTCCTCGATCTCTCAGGGCGTAATAAGTCTGAGGCGGCGCGGCGGCTGGGCATCTCTCGTTCGACTCTCCTTGAAAAGCTGAAAAAAGCGCAGCTCCCAAGTTCTTTCCCTGAATGA
- a CDS encoding c-type cytochrome, which yields MKGFRGRWVAAGVLAAVAFLPFQNPVVAHAETASKGPALDGERLIRDLNCAACHQLGKGLKSSFPENHQVGPDLSHEGEKVRPEWLFDFLKDPRPLRPGIEARMPKFRLSDEAALGITLYLSSLRPKGAAAEADSRRKPSPPSPGHLAEGKKYFDDLECAKCHFPPGQRPAAGLSVQELGPDLGLARARLNPDWVLRWLKTPQAIQPGTKMPNFFYDDAGQPLDENAEKMMIGVRDYVMQAGEAKPSPNFRKALERLPWVTVARGRELMVELNCVGCHPVEGLPKPKKVGPALAFEGDRVKPDWLAQFLREPRVIRPMEPAAMPDFRLSGGEAAAVAEFIAARWKEEARDASAVGEQSLTAALAVKGKSMWEQELGCSSCHRFGEKGSIGGPILTGLSERLNPAWLFRWVKDPKHFLPNTPMPRVPLTDDEAKAIVAYLFSRR from the coding sequence ATGAAGGGCTTCCGCGGCCGGTGGGTGGCGGCAGGGGTGCTCGCCGCAGTCGCCTTCTTGCCTTTCCAAAACCCCGTCGTAGCGCACGCGGAAACCGCCTCGAAGGGCCCCGCCCTCGATGGGGAGCGGCTGATACGCGATCTCAACTGCGCGGCCTGCCACCAATTGGGAAAGGGCCTCAAAAGCTCCTTTCCCGAGAACCACCAGGTCGGGCCGGATCTGAGCCACGAGGGAGAGAAGGTGCGCCCGGAGTGGCTCTTTGACTTCCTGAAGGATCCCCGCCCTCTCCGGCCTGGAATCGAGGCCCGGATGCCCAAATTCCGGCTCTCCGACGAGGCCGCGCTCGGCATCACGCTTTATCTCTCTTCGCTTCGCCCGAAGGGCGCCGCCGCCGAGGCGGATTCGCGCCGGAAGCCTTCACCGCCGTCCCCTGGCCATCTGGCGGAGGGGAAAAAATATTTTGACGACCTGGAGTGCGCCAAGTGCCATTTCCCGCCCGGCCAGCGTCCGGCGGCTGGCCTTTCCGTGCAGGAACTGGGGCCCGATCTGGGCCTGGCGCGCGCCCGTTTGAATCCCGACTGGGTTCTCCGCTGGCTCAAGACTCCTCAGGCGATCCAGCCCGGGACCAAGATGCCCAATTTCTTCTATGACGACGCCGGCCAGCCCCTCGACGAGAACGCCGAGAAGATGATGATCGGTGTGCGGGATTATGTGATGCAGGCTGGAGAGGCGAAGCCCTCCCCGAACTTCCGAAAGGCCCTGGAGCGCCTCCCTTGGGTGACCGTGGCCCGCGGGCGGGAGCTCATGGTGGAGCTCAACTGCGTGGGCTGCCACCCGGTGGAGGGCCTCCCGAAGCCGAAGAAGGTGGGACCCGCCCTCGCCTTCGAGGGGGACCGGGTGAAGCCGGACTGGCTCGCCCAGTTCCTGCGCGAGCCGCGGGTCATTCGTCCGATGGAGCCGGCCGCCATGCCCGACTTCCGGCTGTCGGGGGGCGAAGCGGCAGCCGTCGCCGAGTTCATCGCAGCCCGCTGGAAAGAGGAGGCCCGCGACGCTTCGGCGGTGGGAGAGCAGAGCCTGACGGCCGCCCTGGCCGTCAAGGGAAAGAGCATGTGGGAGCAAGAGCTGGGCTGCTCCTCTTGCCACCGGTTCGGAGAGAAGGGCAGTATCGGAGGGCCCATCCTCACCGGCCTAAGCGAGCGCCTCAATCCCGCATGGCTGTTCCGTTGGGTGAAAGATCCCAAGCACTTCCTGCCCAACACTCCGATGCCCAGGGTTCCTCTCACGGACGATGAGGCGAAGGCGATTG
- a CDS encoding redoxin family protein yields the protein MWSRLVRKAAAVAGSALLMVLAATGTQAAGVGEPAPSFTLLDAVSKREIRLHEFRGRTVVMWVWDTVCPLCLDEGKAIDQFIAGRPDLAGLLVIERGDEMDLEIEGQIYQPRMHLLVDKKAAVEKSYGLTRLPVLIIVDRTGRVRYRGSYDGNCRLAEHIARIEAATVLRGCL from the coding sequence ATGTGGAGCCGGCTTGTTAGGAAAGCGGCCGCCGTCGCGGGATCGGCCCTCCTGATGGTTCTTGCGGCCACGGGAACCCAGGCGGCAGGTGTGGGCGAGCCGGCTCCCTCCTTCACCCTCCTCGACGCAGTTTCGAAGCGGGAAATCCGGCTCCACGAGTTCCGGGGACGTACCGTGGTGATGTGGGTGTGGGACACGGTTTGCCCCCTCTGCCTGGACGAAGGCAAAGCCATTGACCAGTTTATCGCCGGGCGCCCGGACCTCGCGGGACTCCTCGTCATCGAGCGGGGCGACGAGATGGATCTCGAAATCGAGGGGCAGATCTACCAGCCCCGGATGCATCTCCTGGTGGACAAGAAGGCGGCGGTCGAGAAGAGCTACGGCCTCACCCGGCTGCCCGTGCTTATCATCGTGGATCGGACCGGGCGAGTTCGATACCGGGGATCGTACGACGGGAATTGCCGGCTGGCGGAGCACATTGCCCGCATCGAGGCCGCAACGGTTTTACGTGGCTGCCTGTGA
- a CDS encoding redoxin domain-containing protein, which produces MMRYGKVWFLALLLGGSLLLAPPGSQAGGLDAVKVGAPAPDFTLRDWSSAQKEHTLSELKGEKVVVLHFGSSSDWGYVKQIGPMNELYKKFRGKGVAFYTIYGPETDGKWQPKTDFDRLERARGLRFAYGLQTHGRMLVPVLADELDNRTFKAYGETPNSVIIIDKEGKIVSKMANADVKAVEKALKNLVSE; this is translated from the coding sequence ATGATGAGGTATGGAAAGGTGTGGTTTTTGGCTTTGCTGCTCGGGGGGAGCCTGCTTCTGGCGCCTCCCGGAAGTCAGGCGGGCGGCCTCGACGCGGTCAAGGTAGGGGCGCCCGCTCCCGATTTCACGCTGCGCGATTGGAGCAGCGCCCAAAAGGAGCACACCCTGAGCGAGCTCAAGGGGGAAAAAGTGGTGGTGCTCCACTTCGGGAGCTCGAGCGACTGGGGCTATGTGAAGCAGATCGGCCCCATGAACGAGCTTTACAAGAAGTTCCGCGGGAAAGGGGTCGCCTTCTACACGATTTACGGCCCTGAAACGGACGGAAAATGGCAGCCCAAGACGGACTTCGACCGGCTCGAACGGGCGAGAGGCCTCCGTTTCGCCTACGGCCTGCAAACGCATGGGCGCATGCTCGTCCCTGTCCTGGCCGACGAACTCGACAACCGGACTTTCAAGGCCTACGGGGAGACGCCCAACAGCGTGATCATCATCGACAAGGAGGGGAAGATCGTCTCCAAGATGGCCAATGCGGATGTGAAGGCGGTCGAGAAAGCCCTCAAAAATCTGGTCAGTGAGTAG
- a CDS encoding TlpA family protein disulfide reductase encodes MVRGKTRWFAWTGALLLSASLGFMAFQYLFAPAGESAPDLRLQNLAGEEIRLSQLRGKTVVVNFWATWCQPCVYEIPELARFSESQRDRNVVVLGVAMDKNVDKVRDFVQRFKVSYPIVIGDIATARLWQVRGLPMTFIISPAGKVDRVIPGGITQAALEAAIRPRAGGAS; translated from the coding sequence ATGGTAAGGGGGAAAACGCGCTGGTTTGCCTGGACGGGGGCCCTCCTCCTGTCGGCGTCCCTGGGCTTTATGGCATTCCAGTATCTTTTCGCCCCGGCCGGAGAGAGTGCCCCCGACCTTCGCCTCCAGAATCTCGCTGGTGAAGAGATTCGCCTCTCTCAGTTGCGGGGGAAAACGGTGGTGGTCAATTTCTGGGCCACCTGGTGCCAGCCTTGTGTTTACGAGATTCCAGAACTGGCCCGCTTCTCCGAGTCCCAGCGCGACCGGAACGTGGTCGTCCTCGGGGTGGCCATGGACAAGAACGTGGACAAGGTGCGGGACTTTGTCCAGCGGTTCAAAGTCTCCTATCCGATCGTGATCGGAGATATCGCCACCGCCCGGCTTTGGCAGGTACGGGGGCTTCCGATGACCTTCATCATATCTCCGGCGGGGAAGGTCGATCGGGTAATACCGGGAGGAATCACCCAGGCCGCCTTGGAGGCGGCCATCCGGCCGCGTGCGGGAGGAGCCTCCTGA